TTGTTTCCTTGTTAGCCTAGGTACCAAACTAGAGCTTTTTGAATGAGTCAAAACCTGAGGCCACATATATTTGTAAGAGtctatagtatatatataatgtaatataTCGAAGGTGTGTCAAGGTTCACATGACTGATGTTATTCCCTTGATGTATATATGAAGTCCTAGTGACACTAAGTGAtatatttggtttttttttttttttttgccttactTATGTTTGCTAGATGTATACCTATTCTTTATCTGTAATATGAATGTCCACAAAGCTTAACAAAAGCCGATATTCAATAACATTTACGTTTATGATTAGTACAACAAGCtaatatgaatatatattaaataaagagtCTAGATTCCCATAAACTGATAGATAACTAGCCTCCTACTATTAGCATTGGTCTTGACATGCTAAGAATTGGGTCATTACAATTAGAATAAATGTAGAATAGGTATTATTTTTATTGAGCATTCTCATACTACAACTTTAACTACACTGAACAAAAGTAAAATCTAAGATCTTTAAATATTATTTCTTCAAGCCTTCTTAAGTCTACGAAGTGATTTAGATTAGATTTTTCACGAACATAAGAACCTTAAATATTCTACTTACCTTTTCTGTCAAACACTCAAATTGGATACCCACCAATCTAAAAACTTTAGATATTGTTGTCTCAAACTTTCAAAGCAAAAAAGTGACTCAAATTAGATACATCACCAACcagaaaaattttgatattttactaattattttaggCACCACTTACACTAGATACTTTACTAATCTAATAACTTTAAATAATATttctttaatcttttttaaaCTAAGAAGTGACTCGGATTAGATATCCCACTaacctaaaatttttaaatattttatattaactgtTTTAAGTAAGACTTAAACTAGATTATAGTATAATCTAAAGATTTTAAAGATTACtactaaatcaaattataatgagaattgttcattgaaATAAAAGATTTAACATacacatataataataaaaggtCAAAATATTTTAAGATTAGACACTTTTAATATTTTGATAACTTTATCTTAAAACTTTTACAAAGACACTCATGTTTTATGAATGTTATTTGATTGAATATACGAACAAATCCTTAAATAAAATGTGAAATAACAAAGTGAAATTTacctaatttataatatttttatcttttaaaaaataatataacttaATAGTAGAAAAACAGCTAGACAAGTACGATAGGTTCTAGCTACTATATTCATAATAAAAATGAGTTTCACTAAtaaatttatctaaaataaatttaCTATTTATATATCCTGTTAACTTCTACATTGagtctaaaaaaattatatattaaacttTACACGATCTTCCTTAGCTGACACCAAATAGCaacaaaacaattggaaaatgTCAGAGTAGTTTACTTTTCTGCAAACTAACAAAGAACAATAAAATCAACATCAATTCGGTATAGGgccatatattatattttatataacagATCTCTACCTTgatgaatttgaaataaaagggACAAATTTCTTTCAGTATCAACCTCTTATTGACTGATTATACCTTCTCATATCAACTAATTTCTGGTTCTGATCTCCTTGAAAATTtgttgtatatagtttgatttttCCGTTAATCCCTTGCAATATGTAGAGGTTCGCGAAAAAAACAGAACTCGTCCTTCCTTTTTAAACAACTGTGAACTGTCTACAAGTAAATATATGAACTGATAGCTCTTATCTTCCGCTGGCTATGCCTAATTTTGACTATTTGATGTTACATcttaaaaaagaaacaaaaaacaaaaaaaaatatcaaatcgggagagaaaataaaaggaatcTGCTAAAACTCTCGGTATTAGTGTAGTTAGTCACTTAGTTGTTAATTATACCATTTGTTTTATGTGAATATTTTATACTGTCGAACGCCATATTTTTCCCTCCAAAGAGATTATGACAATAGAAATGTCATCATGGTAAAGTCGTCTTTCTCCTTGTGGGATATCAAGCAACTCATGGAAATTCATACCTgcaccattaaaaataaaaagtcaaaCTATAACTTGCTTTCTTCAAGTGCATTTGAGAAGAGCATTCATTAGTAAAagctaaataaataaacaataagagttgaacaattttatatttttctaagtactttcttaattcttaaataaaataaagagttaGTTACATAcatttaatgtttttattttcttttaaaaaatccaaattttctttctttaaaaattAAGATGATTTTGTAGTCAAAAGTGTAGACACTAACATTTTAATAACCATCAATTTTGTaagaaaaaatagaatacacacaaaaagtataaaaataacaaacatatacacacaaaaattttaaaatagccaAATATATCTCAAAAAATGTTTAGGCAagtaaaatttgttttttttttttacttatttgacataaaattaaaattatatattttgtaatcACCCAAATCTCGATATAAcagttcaaaaaattatttttagtttgtttaacTAAATCCTTCACAACTGACAGAAAGTTTTGACTTGGTTAAACATTTTTTGGAGTGCATTAGTTATTTTGAAATCTTTTGGGTGtactttttattttcctttatactttttcatgtgtatttttgtctttttatttgtttattgataATGAGAAGATTGATAATTGAGATATTCATGTTAAACATTGACACATGAAAATAAGTTTAAGTAataggtattattattattatcggtaatgttaagaaaataaaaaaaataataaaaaattatcttatttagcattcattaattattaaataaaataaattttagctgtttttgactcattctttttttattatcaaacatCTCCATATTTCTTATTAAAAGAACTCTTTATTCAAAAAAAGTATatcattattaatttaaaaaggtATGTTAGGTGAATTTATTTTGAGACAGCTTAATAACACATCTTTTTTCTAGCATTGATTTTAGCAGATATATTAAATGAATCGTTACGATGTCTTTTGTAAATCTAATGCAAGAAACATAGCTAGTAAACAAGGTGCCTTTTACCAGCTTTTTTGGCTGCTCTGTGCAGTGTTTCTTCAATGAGAAGTTGTGCAGGATCTATGTCTGGGAACATAGTGATGAAATAGTCCACTTTAAAAATTGCTTCTTCATTGGTGAAGTATTGAAAAATTCCATCAGAAGAGAGTAAGAGGAATTTGTCATTTGGACCGAGCCTATGGTGGTGGAGTGAAGGGCAGCATGTAATGTATGGGGAGTCTCCAATGTAGTTCACTTTGAATGTCTCCAACACTGCATTGTTTTGTTTAGGCTACAAAATTAAGAAGTTGGTGAAGTGGCTGGTTAACAAATAATCAAGaaaattaaagactaatttaattagtTGAAAGTTGAAAACATTTTACGCGATCGTTCATCTATTTTTTTTAGATGACCATTCGCGTAGTTAGGGGTAGATTTACTCTTATGAGCGTAGTGACAAGCGTcccactacaatttgaaattttattgagtagtatataataataatatttatttacccccactaaattattaaatttgagctcaaaataatttttattcaacTTTCGACACTTAATAATCAATTTGAGAACTTCATATTAGATGTTCATTATAATgatcaattttcaaatttaaataagattagtGTTCTTTCTTAGAAATCGACTCGAAAGACTCcatttgtgtttcttcttttgaaattagctttagtttttttttcataataactgCACTAATTCAATGaacttttttaattatgaatatcatcaagagctaattgtatgaaagttaagttttaaatgattgtttaacgacatatacaaaatataaaaaacatttaaatttttattttagtattttaatttgtaattatatattttgaaacctaatcatattttacaataataaaatataattataacaacaattatgttacgtatacataaaataatcacttgtacaaaataaatcttaaaatacaaattttaaaatacaaaatatacgttaaaaataagttaaataatatatgtatttatacacaaatttatagttgataatttgatagctaattttttatttaaatgtaatatttttattataaaattcatcatcatgttatatatatttcactttcactatcaaaattttctagATCTGTCACTATATATAGTCAATATaaaaaacaattatttttattgaaataacacTCAATAATTAGATGCTaatgtaaaactattttatatactaataatgtattaaaattaaattctagttTTGAATCTAAATTTTTGAAAGTTGATGATAAGTCTTACAAATTATGATAGCTAAAACACATAATCAAtattataacatatataataGAAATGTGTTTGATAATCTGTTTGTATAGAAACTATAGAAATAAGAAATGAAGATGAAAtattaaagaaaattttttatatagtttctattatccttaattttttgtgaataaaaatttttaaacaaatattattttaaaataaagatattttgctGTTCAATATCTTTGTATATCTCTCCCAAAAATTATTACCAAATGGAGTCttaaaatttaggaaaatatacACTTCTTAATTTATGAATGAAGTAATGTAAGAAATTAAATATGAATATCAAATTACTGAATTTAAATTGTGGTAAAGCAAACGGTTAATCATATTGATTTTGCAActtctataaaatatatatatcgtattatcttaatttaagagCGATTAACTTCTTACTTTACTACTTTATCCCAAATTACCTGCTTAAGGAAGCCGGCTCCAAAAGCCCTTGTGACAttcaagtaacctttaacccttCCTTTAGTTACAGCAGAAGGGTCATCTGGATGCTCCCTCCATATTCTACGAACCTCCTGAGATACATAACAATTCTTAACTGGCTAGTCTCATGAACTTGTGATTCTTCCAACAAGCATAGCTTTTCagatcatttttattttcaatgtttcACGTGTTTAAAAgtttgcagaaaaataaaataactagtgAAAAATACAAAATCTAGAGTAATGCTAGGTAACTAGCTTTTTCTGttggttaatattaattaatttttcgtATAATTTTTGTATTAGAAAACTTACCTCTTTGACATGAGTGCTATGCTCCATAGTAAGCTGAAGAGAATTCCCATTATGAGTTGCCAACACAGCTCGGCTATCTCCAACATTCATCAAGTACACATCTTCCCCCTTCATCAACATAACCAACACACAAGAACCCATCATAGCCAACACCGGATTTTGAGCTATCATCTCATCTGAACTCTTAAGAAACGCAGCCTCCGTTATCCTCAGCGCCTTTGAAAGACCTTGCAAAACATCCCACTCACTCAATTTCGCATTCTCAAGAATCATTTTAGCCTCCACCATGTTTTCTATGTTCAGTTTCACCTCTTTCTTGCAATTTCTGCTATTCCTTCTCTCTACTTTCAAGTTTCCATTTCCTATTGGATTGTTTTCTTTATTGAAACTTGAGGAAGAATAAGAACCACCATCCACCAACGATTTGGAATCTTGACAACCCAGTATCTTCTTGAGTTCTTCATAAACAGCATAAAACAAATTGTTCAGAAGATAGTCAGTGGCATCAGGACCATTGAATCCATCGTAAATCCCAACATAAATCCACCCATGATCCTCGCAAATCACGATATGTAAACGATCCTCGCCAGCTCTACCATGAGCCCAATGCAAGTTCTGACAGCCCTTTGACAAATTACActtatcatcgtcatcatcatcatcatcatcaacaacaacaacgttATGAAACTTTGGTTCATCACTCAAATTTGTGCTACAACCCACTCTGGCGTTAGCATTCCCGTTGTTCTTGAAAATCGGTCTCTTCTCCTTGGGGAGAAACGATCCACTCAGCAACTTCTTCAAACTTCGCCCACATGTTTTGTTATTGGCATGTTCATAACCATAAGCTTTCTCATCACCTAATTGACCGTTCGAGACACGATTATTCAACGGGCTCTTTGGAAAGGTATGAATAAAGAATCCATCAGCAGGAGAATGTTGTTGCGGTTGCAGAGGCACCATTATTGAGGTTGTCATGGTTGTGGAAGCGAAGGAACCTGAACTCTCAAATGAAGCAGAGGAATCCAAAGCTGTCTCTTGCTGAACAGAATCATCAAGGCAGGTCGAAGGCGTTGACGACGTGTTTGCACTCACGGTGGCCCCGGACACAGACCGGAAAGTAACGAAGGTGGCGCTGCCGTCCGAAAACACATTGCCGCCGCCGCCACGGGAGAAGTGAGAATTGTCTGGTCTCACATAGCAGATGGAGTCTCCAAGAGCTTTGTCATGTGAATCGGAGAGGAAGGTTATCCCGTTGTCGAATCTGCCGGAGAAATCTCCGGCAGTGTCGGAGGAGCAGACGCAGAGCTTACCCATTCGGTTACCCATTGGAAGATGGACAGTGCTACCAAACAATGGGTTTCAATTCAAGCTTTGAGTTTCTTCTGTGGATCTCAATGGTGCATTGGCGCTAATGAAAAAATCGAGAGCAGAGGGAAGAAGAACAGAACAGAACAGAACAGAGTTGAAGTAATGAAGTTGGAAGCAAAAAACCGCATCGGGTGAGAGGAGGGAAATAAAGAGGTGTTGACTTTATTGCAGTTTTTACGATTTTCCTAGGGGCCATCTTTTATCATTTTCAgcgaaaaaatataaattgattagTGTTTACTTAAATATAgaacaaatataaaaaagttattgagcaattaatatttttatttttcttttagaaaagTTGACTATCAGGTTGAGTTAAATGCTTGAGAAGCAGTTTCGTTttgtttttgactttttgttttctattcttgGGGGCGTTGAAATGTGAGAGGAGAAAGGTTTCAGGGGATGATGCATGGTGcacttttaaatttgaaataggaGTAGAAGTTAATTTTGTCATTTGACTTTTGCAAGAGTTCAGCATAGAAATTGATTTGGCATTGACAAGCATTTAATGAAGAATTTTAATGTTATGTTATGATTCATTCATTTTaggataattttatttgttgataaaattttttttaaaaatattatttaaaataatttttaaatttgataaaaataattaatacttatatttttttagtgacaaaaatatttttgtatttagcaAACAACTTATTcatttaatctaaattttttttatcaacatttgaataaatatttagaaaatacacaaaaaaatcgAAACAAAATTTAATcgctaaatttttctttttagttttcaaaaggatagggtaatttataataaaaaaaattaaaaaatttacttgacataaaattactaactttaaaattttctaataataattataaaaatttacatcaaaatttaatctttaaagtattttttataatatatatttggtGTTTAGTTCTTTTTGTCgcgtttttaaatttttcgaaaacttacTTATCATTAatatctttttgaattttttggtCCACAATATAAACTTTCAGATAACATTTTAGTAATTTACtcttttagaattttataaatttagatgattaatattttttatttatttctctcctatttttttactaacatacacaactagaaaatggtttaatacagacagatttacagacataTTTAATCTttattacagatggatttttggttaccgacgaattttgtccctctgtaaaagtcccgtcgaaaattatttaccgacgaatttttttcCGTTAGAaaattaccgacagatttttactagttaccgacggatttttcatctgtaattacagacggattttcagacggattttccgtctgtaattacagacagatttttcgacagatttttcgtccgtaatttgaactttggaaaatcatctcacaatctgattacagacagaaaatttgtctgtaaatccgtcagtaaggtaaaatagaatttttttatttttctaattacaaaataaacttgttttcatacaaaataaatataaatttaatacaaatttttatctaatttgtattcgaatatttataatatttcaaaaaataaataaattcatcgtattattaaactaaaagaaaagtactataacaagcaagtcaatataattcaaaacataaacaaaatgtattgatcatcaactataattcctagtatattgttcaaccatactaaaactaTCAACTATAGTCTTCAAtgtcatcttcatcctcatcatcatcatagtcTTTTAGTGCATTCCTGATGTGTCGTGCCAGTGCCAGCATTATCCATTCCTGAGGGCTTATATATTTGGGGTAAACCAAGTCCTACATATACAAAAAACATAATCGAttcaaactgaaaaaaaaaataaaacaacttttttttttcagggACTATTTTCAAGTTACTACTCACACCAAAAGACCATTCTTCAGTAAGAGATATGATCTAATTAAATAACCTcccattatataaattaaaaaaaagtatagataTTTATATATGCAGCTATGCAGGCTATTAAGAGATATGATAATGTATTATTATTGTAGCAAGAAATCAAAAGtgatgaataaaatatttatatatcctagtttgtattatttaattttaattacatcaacttagtttgtattttaataaagaattaGCACCCAGAGTCTATAAATGTGTATCTTGCACTTAGAGCAAAGTTAGACCTAAGATTTGAGATTAATTAGACAGAGAAATCAATCTTTGCTGAAGTTCAATAGCCTTGATTGATCTAGCATACTAACTTATTTGGATAAGCTTTGGTTCAATATCTATGTTCTAGGGTTGTACATTTAAAATCCAAAATGTGGTTAACCTGTTAAAATTTCCTAAATAGTATTTTCAATTGTAAGCTGTTTTCAATCTTCTCCAATTTGGATTGAAGAAAATctcaaataattataaatatttgagTCTTGTACCTGTGCTATACTCAGATAATCATGGTCTTCTGGTCACTATATGAAGATGACCACACAAAATTTAAAGATAATATAGAATTTTACAACAAAATTTTCATTCATGaaggaaataaatttatttatggctcttttctaattataaataataacaaggcttaagaaaaaaattaatgtcATCATTTTTATTAACTAAACCATAATATTAGATAGTTGATAGTTTCATAAGCGGAAATTGTTAAGTAATAACGTAAAATTAAcaacaaacaagcaataaagattcataaaaaatctattatatattactaattttataattaaaataaatcacaTATTATATTctcatctattatatttattatttattctattatataaaaataaaggttctgtgcacttaatgatggagctgacgtgacatgcttctgagagtgtttagcaatttattttttttaatacattaaatacaatttattatgataaattaactatatcaactaattgatttgattagatatttaaatattatataatttattataatttatatcaatttgatttagtagtattttctaatttatttcttttaattttttgtgagtattatttatttattttttaatttattaaaccaaattcataatactaattatatgtattaattaattaatttgattaatttattgatcattaaaataataaatctatgaataaaatagacaatcgagatatttttttactaataattaaatcaaatcaaatcatatatattgagctaaattCAAGTAATGTGAATTAAGGGctaaactaaaataagatgattttttacttattcaaattgaatacaataaatacaaattaattttgttagataatcatggtCTTCTAGTCTTCCTCTTCTATATATAGAtagccacacaaaattataaaaatcatcatttttatcgtttttgctatttcaactctttttttatttttattttttttctttaggtgtaatttcttttatgtataaatgtactcAAAATGAGAAGGCATAGATGAGTGTTTCATTAattgtttggttaatgaatacTATAGCCCAAAAATATCCCAATTTAATAATTCTACTGCTATTGATGGAAGTTAAATCTGTAGTAATTCAGGATGACCAtgataatttttatagtattgaataaaagaatatttgttaacatgaatatacccattgtaattaattttttttcaatctatTATCTTTTACCTAACAAATAATATCcatgttgaatatattattttcatcagaAACCacacataattgattgataattttatatataaaaatacttctGTGGTAACTAAACAGCGTATTGTTAATTCGCTAAAGTTAATTCTCCTATGATTATACCAATGTATagtattattagataaaaattgatTAGATTACATTTATTTCCAATGAGGTGAGCGAGCTTTTAGGCCTAATCACGGTTAGAATTAAGGAAGGTTAGAAAAATGCTAACAAtacgaatattttttatttttaatacccaataataaatatataaattaaaacaagcCTAGGTTCTTAACTAATCCATATAAGATTTAAATTTGCTAAACTCTCAACTCTATCAACTACCTCTAGCCTCAATTTTTTCCATATATCATCATCTTTAACCTCAATCTTAAGATTTCTTAGTTCAGTAGGATCAATCACAAACACAATCTGAATACAAGGCAAtcagaaataaacataactagaACAAGTAGTACAACTAGCAGTTAAACAGAATTACTCATATAGGCAAACCAAAAATAATTATGCATAGTTGCATACTCAAACAATAtaaaacaaatgcacatgattcatgtctgtcctactggccgtgagctcacgtatTGGTTAAAGTGCCAGACTCGACACATCCGATAGCTAACCCCGACATTGTCTCTTTGCTGTGCATCTCTAGGAGgaataaatttcaaaaaagaatGCTCTACCACCTTCTCTTGGAGGTATTCAGGAGGGTAATGTTCTAAGAAAAAGTACCCTACCACCTTGTTATGGAGGTCGTGCCATATAAAACAAAGGATTATTGCATTTCCAACTTGTAAACAGAGAAAATGTGGGCGAGATCTCCATCTCCATATCACACCACAACTACAAGCAAACAGGATAAAGCCACCATCCTTACTCGGTACAGGTGCCACAATAATACGCAAATGGAACGAAATCCACATCATTCCCAGTTCAATTTTCATATCACATTCAATCATATCACCAAGTCAATCAATTTCATAAGTTATAATCTGTAGTAACCCCATTCGTTTATCAAAATAGTCAATCTCATTATTCTGTGAGCGGGACTAAGCTACTGTCCTCACCATGGGCGGGATGAACTACTATTCCCATAACATTTTCATCCGGTTAACCAAGTTTTTatccaaaaatttaatttattatattcttcCCCAGTATATTCAAAGCTTAAAAATTGGTTATTCGACTCCATACGGAGGTTATAAGGGGTCACAAACTTGTCGAAAGGGCTAAATGGTTTAAAAACAACATTTCAGTAAAATCAGGGGAGTGGTGCGTAGCATGgctcatgcatacgcgtggaaCCTAGTTCGGTTCTCGCAAGAAGTTGGCATCGTGAGTACGCAtgtcttgtgcatacgcacaagagtTTAATCATGTGTATTGATACGGGATTTTACAATCTCGCATAACTATCGGTAAGTGCCCTAGGTCTATCAAGTAATAAACTCacggtgagtgagtgtcgatcccatGATGATTAAAGAATTAAGCAAGAAATATTTGATTGAGTATTCTAGTCATACAATCCATTATTTGATGATGAACATCTGATAATAGAAGCATGTAATTTAAATGACTTGAGGaataagaaattgaaaaaaaaaagtaaataatgtaaatgtaaattgcttgaaatttaaagtaaaaaaaaagtaaataacgtaaatgtaaattgcttgaaatttaaagtgcaagaatgTGAATAacgaaaatgtaaattgcaagaagagTAAAGTGTTGAGAATGTAAATTGTAAGTAATTAAAATAGAGAAGAATAAGAAGGAGTAAaagacaagaattaaaggaaacaaCTCAATAAAGAAAATGTAACCAAGCTTATAATTTACaatgaattaaaaacaagaaagtaaacgacgtgaatcttaaattgcaagaattaaaaggGATTGGGGAGTTAAGATGAAGAAACTATTGAAGATTAGAGATATGGGCATCTCTGGATCAATGTGTGCTATTTCACCTtctttcatgcaattttaatctCAAACAAATCTTAAGTAAtcaaatcccaatctcttggtgatttgatttctcttaactCAATCAATTACTAATTCCTAGATCAATTTCTCAAGAAAAGAGGTGAAGTGTTACATGATACAAGTGGTCTATAGTAATTGCTATTTATGCTAGCTTGTTAAGTCTGTTACGTTTCCACTTGCCTTCCTTAGTTAGCCATAATTAGTTGTGTCAAGTTGTATAGAAGTTAGTTAGAATTATCTAACTATATATATCAGGCAGTTAGCATTGTAATGTGCGTGACTCATCATTATTGCAAGTTTCATTTTTCATTCTCCTCTCAGTTTTCACTGGCTCAATATGCCCCTCACTATGATCATACGCAACTTTTCGCATGGTGCGGTGAGCATGGAATGAGGAGCACAAGAATTCTGACTGAGGAGAGAGTAGCTTGTTCTATGATTCACAAACAATCATTGTGATCGAAGAAGTAGTGACGGGTCCAGCTTCGAAGTTGAAGCAGATTCAATGTTCTTGGTTTCTCTAATTCATCAAGTTCTTCGACGATATTCCTTGATTCTTTCTT
The sequence above is drawn from the Arachis hypogaea cultivar Tifrunner chromosome 4, arahy.Tifrunner.gnm2.J5K5, whole genome shotgun sequence genome and encodes:
- the LOC112796833 gene encoding probable protein phosphatase 2C 4 is translated as MGNRMGKLCVCSSDTAGDFSGRFDNGITFLSDSHDKALGDSICYVRPDNSHFSRGGGGNVFSDGSATFVTFRSVSGATVSANTSSTPSTCLDDSVQQETALDSSASFESSGSFASTTMTTSIMVPLQPQQHSPADGFFIHTFPKSPLNNRVSNGQLGDEKAYGYEHANNKTCGRSLKKLLSGSFLPKEKRPIFKNNGNANARVGCSTNLSDEPKFHNVVVVDDDDDDDDDKCNLSKGCQNLHWAHGRAGEDRLHIVICEDHGWIYVGIYDGFNGPDATDYLLNNLFYAVYEELKKILGCQDSKSLVDGGSYSSSSFNKENNPIGNGNLKVERRNSRNCKKEVKLNIENMVEAKMILENAKLSEWDVLQGLSKALRITEAAFLKSSDEMIAQNPVLAMMGSCVLVMLMKGEDVYLMNVGDSRAVLATHNGNSLQLTMEHSTHVKEEVRRIWREHPDDPSAVTKGRVKGYLNVTRAFGAGFLKQPKQNNAVLETFKVNYIGDSPYITCCPSLHHHRLGPNDKFLLLSSDGIFQYFTNEEAIFKVDYFITMFPDIDPAQLLIEETLHRAAKKAGMNFHELLDIPQGERRLYHDDISIVIISLEGKIWRSTV